One genomic window of Punica granatum isolate Tunisia-2019 chromosome 1, ASM765513v2, whole genome shotgun sequence includes the following:
- the LOC116212523 gene encoding probable sugar phosphate/phosphate translocator At3g14410 — protein MADRRAIPSEGLLTYIYILIYIALSSGQIFFNKWVLSSKEMNFPYPLGLTLLHMIFSSVMCFLVTKVFKIMKVEEGMTPEIYATSVIPIGAMFAMTLWLGNTAYLYISVAFAQMLKAIMPVAVFILGVAAGLEVMSCRMLLIMSTISLGVLVASIGEINISWIGVVYQMGGVVGEALRLIFMEILVKRKGLKLNPISLMYYVSPCSALCLFVPWIFLEKPKMEASGAWNFQPIILTLNSLCTFALNLSVFLVITHTSALTIRVAGVVKDWVVVLVSALLFADTKLTLINLFGYAIAIAGVAAYNNHKLKKEASRDSSSNEPLEQSIPLASTSAPDK, from the exons ATGGCGGATCGGAGAGCTATCCCCAGCGAAGGACTGCTGACTTACATCTACATTCTCATCTACATCGCCCTCTCCAGCGGCCAGATCTTCTTCAACAAG TGGGTGCTGTCATCGAAGGAAATGAATTTCCCATATCCTCTCGGATTGACTCTGCTTCACATGATCTTTTCATCTGTCATGTGTTTTTTAGTCACCAAAGTTTTCAAG ATCATGAAGGTTGAAGAAGGTATGACACCAGAAAT ATATGCTACATCCGTGATTCCAATTGGTGCAATGTTTGCTATGACTCTTTGGCTCGGAAACACTGCTTATCTTTACATTTCTGTGGCTTTTGCGCAGATGTTGAAGGCCATCA TGCCGGTTGCTGTTTTCATTCTTGGTGTGGCAGCAGGGCTCGAAGTAATGAGCTGCAGAATGCTTCTGATTATGTCCACGATAAGCTTAGGGGTTCTAGTTGCTTCAATCGGAGAAATAAATATCAGCTGGATCGGAGTTGTTTACCAGATGGGTGGTGTTGTTGGTGAAGCTTTACGACTTATTTTCATGGAGATTCTTGTGAAGCGAAAGGGTCTAAAGCTAAACCCCATATCTCTCATGTACTATGTGAGCCCCTGCAG TGCTTTATGTCTCTTTGTTCCTTGGATCTTTCTGGAGAAGCCAAAGATGGAAGCAAGCGGAGCTTGGAACTTTCAACCCATTATTTTGACTCTCAACTCTCTGTGCACTTTCGCGCTTAACCTGTCAGTTTTCCTTGTGATTACTCACACAAGTGCTCTGACCATCCGTGTTGCTGGAGTGGTCAAGGATTGGGTCGTCGTCTTAGTTTCCGCTCTTCTCTTTGCTGACACGAAGCTGACCTTGATAAATCTGTTTGGCTATGCCATTG CAATTGCTGGAGTAGCAGCATATAACAACCACAAGTTGAAGAAAGAAGCTTCCCGAGACAGCTCAAGCAATGAGCCACTAGAACAATCCATACCCTTAGCATCTACCTCAGCTCCCGACAAGTAG